Proteins encoded together in one Hylaeus volcanicus isolate JK05 chromosome 3, UHH_iyHylVolc1.0_haploid, whole genome shotgun sequence window:
- the LOC128874340 gene encoding histone deacetylase HDAC1, which translates to MSTIPHSKKRVCYYYDSDIGNYYYGQGHPMKPHRIRMTHNLLLNYGLYRKMEIYRPHKATADEMTKFHSDEYIRFLRSIRPDNMSEYNKQMQRFNVGEDCPVFDGLYEFCQLSAGGSVAAAVKLNKQASEICINWGGGLHHAKKSEASGFCYVNDIVLGILELLKYHQRVLYIDIDVHHGDGVEEAFYTTDRVMTVSFHKYGEYFPGTGDLRDIGAGKGKYYAVNIPLRDGMDDESYESIFVPIISKVMETFQPSAVVLQCGADSLTGDRLGCFNLTVRGHGKCVEFVKKYNLPFLMVGGGGYTIRNVSRCWTYETSVALGSEIANELPYNDYFEYFGPDFKLHISPSNMANQNTPEYLEKIKTRLFENLRMLPHAPGVQVQPIPEDGAVIEDSEAEEKVNPDERLPQRDLDKRIQHENEYSDSEDEGEGGRRDNRSFKGSRKRPRLEKGQEGIESDLKKEEDIKSEPKENEKDEKANATNEETKKDGGANP; encoded by the exons ATGTCGACGATACCACACAGCAAGAAGCGCGTCTGCTACTACTACGACA GTGATATTGGAAATTACTACTATGGACAGGGACATCCCATGAAGCCACATCGTATAAGGATGACACATAATTTACTTCTCAATTATGGTCTTtacagaaaaatggaaatatat CGACCTCATAAAGCTACAGCTGATGAAATGACAAAATTTCATAGCGACGAATATATAAGGTTCCTGAGATCCATAAGGCCTGATAATATGTCAGAGTATAACAAACAAATGCAAAGAT TTAATGTTGGAGAGGATTGCCCTGTTTTTGATGgtttatatgaattttgtcAATTATCAGCCGGTGGTTCTGTAGCTGCTGCTGTAAAGCTTAACAAACAGGCttcagaaatttgtataaattgggGTGGTGGTTTACATCATGCCAAAAAGAGTGAGGCATCTGGGTTTTGTTATGTTAATGACATTGTACTAGGAATCTTAGAACTGCTTAAATATCATCAAAGAGTTTTATATATTGATATTGATGTTCACCATGGTGATGGAGTAGAAGAAGCATTTTATACCACTGATAGAGTAATGACAGTTTCCTTTCATAAATATGGTGAATATTTTCCTGGTACTGGTGATCTTCGCGATATTGGAGCAGGGAAG GGAAAATATTATGCTGTGAACATACCTCTAAGAGATGGTATGGATGATGAAAGTTATGAGTCAATATTTGTAcctattatttcaaaagtaatGGAAACATTTCAGCCATCAGCAGTTGTTTTACAGTGTGGTGCTGATTCATTAACAG GAGATAGGTTGGGTTGTTTCAACTTAACAGTAAGAGGTCATGGTAAATGTgttgaatttgtaaaaaaatataatctccCTTTTTTGATGGTTGGCGGTGGTGGATACACTATCAGGAATGTATCCAGATGCTGGACATATGAAACATCAGTGGCTCTTGGATCAGAAATTGCAAATGAATTACCttataatgattattttgaatattttggacctgattttaaattacacattAGTCCCTCAAACATGGCAAATCAAAATACTCCTGAATATCTTGAAAAGATTAA gactagattatttgaaaatctaCGAATGTTGCCTCATGCACCAGGTGTACAAGTTCAACCGATACCAGAAGATGGTGCAGTAATCGAAGATTCTGAGGCTGAGGAGAAAGTAAATCCGGACGAACGATTACCACAACGGGATTTAGACAAAAGGATAcaacatgaaaatgaatataGCGATAGTGAGGATGAAGGAGAAGGAGGACGAAGAGATAATAGGTCATTTaag GGTTCCAGGAAACGACCTCGTCTAGAGAAAGGTCAAGAAGGCATAGAAAGCGATCTCAAAAAAGAGGAAGATATAAAATCGGAACCAAAAG AAAATGAGAAAGACGAAAAAGCAAATGCCACAAACGAGGAAACAAAGAAGGATGGTGGAGCGAATCCCTGA
- the LOC128874337 gene encoding putative sodium-coupled neutral amino acid transporter 10 isoform X1, protein MSMQIQSVEMISQLSHVMTLANSIIGVSVLAMPFCFKQCGIVLATLVLLVSSVLSRLASHFLIKSAVMSRRRNFELLAFHAFGHMGKVLVELFIIGFLVGTCIAFFVVMGDVGPQIIGKMIDKNPEDIRTSLLVTTSVFIVLPLGLLRNIDSLSSLCTATIIFYLCLVLKTMTESMQHIFAEDWYDHVYYWRPSGILQCIPIFSMALFCQTQLFEIYETIPNVSLEKMNDVVRGALNICTIVYLCVGFFGYIAFCTQPFTGNILMSFEPSLSSEMIKMGFVFSIAFSFPLVIFPCRASLNSLLFRRVHTHEPSISYLPETRFRCLTIAIVAVSLTAGILIPNIEFVLGLVGSTIGVMICLIFPAIFFISISSKHTNERLLAQVILFIAICIMILSTYANLYALEESTNTKALATTSKPLNQINNLPLTVNKDDSNAIANIPKNPDILPDIKEKINQIPVLNILDKSLNLKTNDVRQEPPIPVERVVVAEKLAAGTQKSVESIVITAPPLKIIKNEIVKTGESDTANVKEENHPVELKDKFVDIQKTDNLINSDAIKKEETELAADADAANIMAAERHEKLRKTLEKYKIEQQQMMQEQKEILKDLKELRKLEENEKELKILNQESVLEMKQNSTNLDVNNNKKALNKIKGNNERASSTKLNEQSKTVNNDDKIKIKQARAKEDKSIQTDIQNENSATDVQNKILNNKDFDGEKIKETKVTSSNSKELPKGPILNALSKRGLRKSIATNELVSNSKGGIVLPKNDNNRANNINSNLQKDPSLNTENQPVEHEFSLPIALKMRNQTKVDNASILSTSKLEENIQAIRRDILEDHEREKREIDVNVEETNTKVTSDMSDKNTEYLLKNSTLKDDQEKCFKQNENIIENIASKTIEGLSENPSKSDLVEASLIKTNILLSQQEVNAISVDSNIPIRGEYVKLNQRDLKSVDTDEDCNF, encoded by the exons ATGTCAATGCAAATACAATCTGTTGAAATGATTTCTCAATTATCGCATGTTATGACTCTTGCAAACAGCATTATCGGAGTAAGTGTTCTTGCAatgccattttgttttaagCAATGTGGCATTGTATTGGCTACTTTGGTTTTATTAGTAAGTAGCGTCTTGTCTCGACTTGCTTCTCACTTTCTTATCAAGTCAGCTGTAATGTCAAGAAGACGAAACTTTGAGCTCTTGGCTTTTCACGCATTTGGTCATATGGGAAAAGTCTTAGTGGAACTGTTCATCATTGGTTTTCTTGTGGGAacgtgtattgctttctttgtTGTTATGGGTGACGTTGGACCACAAATCATAGGAAAAATGATAGATAAAAATCCAGAAGATATCAGGACCAGTTTGCTTGTAACAACAAgcgtttttattgttttaccCTTGGGATTGCTTCGAAACATCGACAGCTTATCCAGTCTTTGCACtgctacaattattttttacctaTGTCTTGTATTAaag ACAATGACAGAGTCTATGCAACACATTTTTGCAGAAGACTGGTATGATCATGTATATTACTGGAGACCATCTGGTATACTTCAATGTATACCTATTTTTTCTATGGCTTTATTCTGTCAAACTcaactatttgaaatatatgaaaCCATTCCCAATGTGTCattagaaaaaatgaatgatgTTGTACGTGGtgcattaaatatatgtacaattgtaTATCTATGTGTTGGATTCTTTGGTTACATTGCATTTTGCACACAACCTTTTACAG GCAACATACTAATGAGCTTTGAACCTAGCTTGTCATCCGAAATGATCAAAATGGGATTTGTGTTTTCTATTGCATTTAGTTTTCCTCTAGTCATTTTTCCATGTCGTGCAAGTTTAAACTCTCTTTTATTTCGCAGG GTACACACTCACGAGCCATCTATAAGTTATTTACCAGAAACAAGATTTAGATGTCTTACTATTGCTATTGTTGCCGTTTCTCTGACTGCTGGTATTCTAATACcaaatattgaatttgttcTTGGTTTAGTGGGATCTACAATTGGAGTAATGATATGCCTAATATTCccagcaatattttttatatccaTTAGTAGCAAACATACTAATGAGAGGTTATTAGCACAA gtgattttatttattgctatcTGCATTATGATTCTAAGTACATATGCAAATTTGTATGCTTTGGAAGAATCTACTAATACAAAAGCATTGGCAACAACAAGCAAACCTcttaatcaaattaataatttaccatTAACTGTAAATAAAGACGACAGTAATGCGATAGCAAATATTCCTAAGAACCCTGACATTCTACCAGATATTAAAG agaaaataaatcaGATACCAGTTCTAAATATTCTTGACAAATCATTGAACTTAAAGACGAATGATGTTCGTCAGGAACCACCGATTCCAGTTGAGCGCGTAGTTGTTGCGGAGAAATTAGCAGCGGGAACACAAAAGTCTGTAGAAAGTATTGTAATTACAGCTCCTccactgaaaataattaaaaatgaaattgtaaagaCAGGAGAATCTGATACAGCAAacgtaaaagaagaaaatcatcCCGTAGAACTAAAAGATAAATTTGTAGATATACAAAAAACAGATAACCTTATAAATTCTgatgcaattaaaaaagaagaaacggaaCTAGCTGCTGATGCAGATGCTGCTAACATAATGGCTGCAGAAAGGCATGAAAAACTTAGAAAGACTTtagaaaagtacaaaattgaGCAACAACAAATGATGCaggaacaaaaagaaatattaaaagatcTCAAGGAACTTAGAAAGCTTGAAGAGAAtgaaaaggaattaaaaattcttaatcaAGAATCTGttttagaaatgaaacaaaattctacaaacttggatgttaataataataagaaagctttaaacaaaataaaaggaaataatgAGAGAGCTTCGAGTACAAAATTGAATGAACAGTCTAAAACGGTAAATAAtgatgataaaattaaaatcaaacagGCGAGGGCTAAAGAAGATAAAAGTATTCAAACGgatattcaaaatgaaaattctgcCACagatgtacaaaataaaatattaaataataaagactTTGATggagaaaaaatcaaagaaacgaaagttaCATCAAGCAATTCAAAAGAATTACCAAAAGGTCCTATTTTAAATGCTTTGTCAAAACGAGGATTGCGAAAGTCTATTGCTACTAATGAATTAGTAAGTAATAGCAAAGGTGGAATAGTCTTGCCTAAAAATGACAACAATAGagctaataatattaattctaatttacaAAAAGATCCGAGTTTGAATACCGAGAATCAACCAGTAGAACATGAATTTTCTTTACCCATTGCATTAAAAATGCGAAATCAAACAAAAGTAGACAATGCGTCTATTTTATCAACAAGTAagttagaagaaaatattcaagcgaTTCGTAGAGATATTTTGGAGGACCATGAAcgcgagaaacgagaaatcgaTGTGAATGTAGAAGAAACTAATACCAAAGTTACAAGTGATATGTCAGACAAAAAcactgaatatttattaaaaaattctacctTAAAAGATgatcaagaaaaatgtttcaagcaaaatgaaaatattattgaaaacatAGCCAGTAAAACGATAGAAGGGTTAAGTGAAAACCCGTCTAAAAGTGATTTAGTTGAAGCGTCGTTGATTAAAACCAATATATTACTATCGCAGCAAGAAGTAAATGCCATTTCGGTAGATTCTAACATTCCTATAAGAGGAGAATACGTCAAATTAAACCAACGAGACTTGAAGTCTGTGGATACCGATGaagattgtaatttttga
- the LOC128874337 gene encoding putative sodium-coupled neutral amino acid transporter 10 isoform X2 — protein sequence MIDKNPEDIRTSLLVTTSVFIVLPLGLLRNIDSLSSLCTATIIFYLCLVLKTMTESMQHIFAEDWYDHVYYWRPSGILQCIPIFSMALFCQTQLFEIYETIPNVSLEKMNDVVRGALNICTIVYLCVGFFGYIAFCTQPFTGNILMSFEPSLSSEMIKMGFVFSIAFSFPLVIFPCRASLNSLLFRRVHTHEPSISYLPETRFRCLTIAIVAVSLTAGILIPNIEFVLGLVGSTIGVMICLIFPAIFFISISSKHTNERLLAQVILFIAICIMILSTYANLYALEESTNTKALATTSKPLNQINNLPLTVNKDDSNAIANIPKNPDILPDIKEKINQIPVLNILDKSLNLKTNDVRQEPPIPVERVVVAEKLAAGTQKSVESIVITAPPLKIIKNEIVKTGESDTANVKEENHPVELKDKFVDIQKTDNLINSDAIKKEETELAADADAANIMAAERHEKLRKTLEKYKIEQQQMMQEQKEILKDLKELRKLEENEKELKILNQESVLEMKQNSTNLDVNNNKKALNKIKGNNERASSTKLNEQSKTVNNDDKIKIKQARAKEDKSIQTDIQNENSATDVQNKILNNKDFDGEKIKETKVTSSNSKELPKGPILNALSKRGLRKSIATNELVSNSKGGIVLPKNDNNRANNINSNLQKDPSLNTENQPVEHEFSLPIALKMRNQTKVDNASILSTSKLEENIQAIRRDILEDHEREKREIDVNVEETNTKVTSDMSDKNTEYLLKNSTLKDDQEKCFKQNENIIENIASKTIEGLSENPSKSDLVEASLIKTNILLSQQEVNAISVDSNIPIRGEYVKLNQRDLKSVDTDEDCNF from the exons ATGATAGATAAAAATCCAGAAGATATCAGGACCAGTTTGCTTGTAACAACAAgcgtttttattgttttaccCTTGGGATTGCTTCGAAACATCGACAGCTTATCCAGTCTTTGCACtgctacaattattttttacctaTGTCTTGTATTAaag ACAATGACAGAGTCTATGCAACACATTTTTGCAGAAGACTGGTATGATCATGTATATTACTGGAGACCATCTGGTATACTTCAATGTATACCTATTTTTTCTATGGCTTTATTCTGTCAAACTcaactatttgaaatatatgaaaCCATTCCCAATGTGTCattagaaaaaatgaatgatgTTGTACGTGGtgcattaaatatatgtacaattgtaTATCTATGTGTTGGATTCTTTGGTTACATTGCATTTTGCACACAACCTTTTACAG GCAACATACTAATGAGCTTTGAACCTAGCTTGTCATCCGAAATGATCAAAATGGGATTTGTGTTTTCTATTGCATTTAGTTTTCCTCTAGTCATTTTTCCATGTCGTGCAAGTTTAAACTCTCTTTTATTTCGCAGG GTACACACTCACGAGCCATCTATAAGTTATTTACCAGAAACAAGATTTAGATGTCTTACTATTGCTATTGTTGCCGTTTCTCTGACTGCTGGTATTCTAATACcaaatattgaatttgttcTTGGTTTAGTGGGATCTACAATTGGAGTAATGATATGCCTAATATTCccagcaatattttttatatccaTTAGTAGCAAACATACTAATGAGAGGTTATTAGCACAA gtgattttatttattgctatcTGCATTATGATTCTAAGTACATATGCAAATTTGTATGCTTTGGAAGAATCTACTAATACAAAAGCATTGGCAACAACAAGCAAACCTcttaatcaaattaataatttaccatTAACTGTAAATAAAGACGACAGTAATGCGATAGCAAATATTCCTAAGAACCCTGACATTCTACCAGATATTAAAG agaaaataaatcaGATACCAGTTCTAAATATTCTTGACAAATCATTGAACTTAAAGACGAATGATGTTCGTCAGGAACCACCGATTCCAGTTGAGCGCGTAGTTGTTGCGGAGAAATTAGCAGCGGGAACACAAAAGTCTGTAGAAAGTATTGTAATTACAGCTCCTccactgaaaataattaaaaatgaaattgtaaagaCAGGAGAATCTGATACAGCAAacgtaaaagaagaaaatcatcCCGTAGAACTAAAAGATAAATTTGTAGATATACAAAAAACAGATAACCTTATAAATTCTgatgcaattaaaaaagaagaaacggaaCTAGCTGCTGATGCAGATGCTGCTAACATAATGGCTGCAGAAAGGCATGAAAAACTTAGAAAGACTTtagaaaagtacaaaattgaGCAACAACAAATGATGCaggaacaaaaagaaatattaaaagatcTCAAGGAACTTAGAAAGCTTGAAGAGAAtgaaaaggaattaaaaattcttaatcaAGAATCTGttttagaaatgaaacaaaattctacaaacttggatgttaataataataagaaagctttaaacaaaataaaaggaaataatgAGAGAGCTTCGAGTACAAAATTGAATGAACAGTCTAAAACGGTAAATAAtgatgataaaattaaaatcaaacagGCGAGGGCTAAAGAAGATAAAAGTATTCAAACGgatattcaaaatgaaaattctgcCACagatgtacaaaataaaatattaaataataaagactTTGATggagaaaaaatcaaagaaacgaaagttaCATCAAGCAATTCAAAAGAATTACCAAAAGGTCCTATTTTAAATGCTTTGTCAAAACGAGGATTGCGAAAGTCTATTGCTACTAATGAATTAGTAAGTAATAGCAAAGGTGGAATAGTCTTGCCTAAAAATGACAACAATAGagctaataatattaattctaatttacaAAAAGATCCGAGTTTGAATACCGAGAATCAACCAGTAGAACATGAATTTTCTTTACCCATTGCATTAAAAATGCGAAATCAAACAAAAGTAGACAATGCGTCTATTTTATCAACAAGTAagttagaagaaaatattcaagcgaTTCGTAGAGATATTTTGGAGGACCATGAAcgcgagaaacgagaaatcgaTGTGAATGTAGAAGAAACTAATACCAAAGTTACAAGTGATATGTCAGACAAAAAcactgaatatttattaaaaaattctacctTAAAAGATgatcaagaaaaatgtttcaagcaaaatgaaaatattattgaaaacatAGCCAGTAAAACGATAGAAGGGTTAAGTGAAAACCCGTCTAAAAGTGATTTAGTTGAAGCGTCGTTGATTAAAACCAATATATTACTATCGCAGCAAGAAGTAAATGCCATTTCGGTAGATTCTAACATTCCTATAAGAGGAGAATACGTCAAATTAAACCAACGAGACTTGAAGTCTGTGGATACCGATGaagattgtaatttttga
- the LOC128873555 gene encoding WW domain-binding protein 2 isoform X2, translated as MSLNTAHANGGVLIHAGECILLFCDNVTMEFHGQEQPEFLGSKRGRLYLTTHRMIFNAKDQKERMQSFSFPFITLSEVEVEQPMFGANYIKGKCRAQPNGNWIGECKFKLHFKSGGAIEFGQAMLRAASIAQRNGPGADAPPPYQPPTSSWYAAPPPAYQAAPTGYYGWVPPTNVFPDMPPANSVFMTDMPPPYPGINAPYQGYATGAPPQGAWGGAGQPPAWSPPQQNGAAGWSNPHYNSQPMSQADAKAAEAAQSAYYDPSRPQCAYVPPPAYYESPPSFQQATEKKDQ; from the exons ATGTCGTTAAATACAGCGCACGCAAACGGCGGTGTCCTTATACACGCCGGTGAATG catattattattttgcgaCAATGTTACAATGGAATTCCATGGACAAGAGCAACCAGAGTTTCTGGGTAGTAAGCGTGGTCGATTGTACCTAACAACACATAGAATGATCTTTAACGCTAAAGATCAGAAAGAGAGGATGCAATCTTTCAGCTTTCCATTCATAACACTGAGCGAAGTTGAAGTTGAACAGCCAATGTTTGGAGCTAATTATATCAAGGGTAAATGTCGTGCTCAACCAAACGGCAATTGGATTGGAGAATGTAAATTCAAATTGCACTTCAAAAGTGGTGGTGCTATAGAGTTTGGGCAAGCCATGTTAAGAGCTGCATCGATTG cTCAACGTAATGGGCCTGGAGCTGATGCGCCTCCACCTTATCAACCACCAACATCAAGTTGGTATGCTGCACCACCACCTGCTTATCAAGCTGCTCCAACTGGGTACTATGGCTGGGTACCACCTACAAATGTATTTCCAGATATGCCACCAG cAAACAGCGTATTCATGACGGATATGCCACCTCCATACCCTGGTATAAATGCACCTTATCAAGGATACGCGACCGGTGCACCACCTCAAGGTGCATGGGGCGGTGCTGGTCAACCACCCGCGTGGTCACCACCTCAACAAAATGGTGCAGCTGGATGGTCAAATCCACATTATAATAGTCAACCAATGTCCCAAGCAG ATGCAAAAGCAGCAGAAGCTGCTCAAAGTGCATATTATGATCCAAGCAGACCACAATGTGCCTATGTTCCACCTCCTGCATACTAT GAAAGTCCGCCAAGTTTCCAGCAAGCAACGGAAAAAAAGGATCAGTAA
- the LOC128873555 gene encoding WW domain-binding protein 2 isoform X1, whose amino-acid sequence MSLNTAHANGGVLIHAGECILLFCDNVTMEFHGQEQPEFLGSKRGRLYLTTHRMIFNAKDQKERMQSFSFPFITLSEVEVEQPMFGANYIKGKCRAQPNGNWIGECKFKLHFKSGGAIEFGQAMLRAASIAQRNGPGADAPPPYQPPTSSWYAAPPPAYQAAPTGYYGWVPPTNVFPDMPPANSVFMTDMPPPYPGINAPYQGYATGAPPQGAWGGAGQPPAWSPPQQNGAAGWSNPHYNSQPMSQAGAYPPYGQPTYNNYPQNPPPYSQYPQSNNYTQPGYYPQQNPYNSYPPTY is encoded by the exons ATGTCGTTAAATACAGCGCACGCAAACGGCGGTGTCCTTATACACGCCGGTGAATG catattattattttgcgaCAATGTTACAATGGAATTCCATGGACAAGAGCAACCAGAGTTTCTGGGTAGTAAGCGTGGTCGATTGTACCTAACAACACATAGAATGATCTTTAACGCTAAAGATCAGAAAGAGAGGATGCAATCTTTCAGCTTTCCATTCATAACACTGAGCGAAGTTGAAGTTGAACAGCCAATGTTTGGAGCTAATTATATCAAGGGTAAATGTCGTGCTCAACCAAACGGCAATTGGATTGGAGAATGTAAATTCAAATTGCACTTCAAAAGTGGTGGTGCTATAGAGTTTGGGCAAGCCATGTTAAGAGCTGCATCGATTG cTCAACGTAATGGGCCTGGAGCTGATGCGCCTCCACCTTATCAACCACCAACATCAAGTTGGTATGCTGCACCACCACCTGCTTATCAAGCTGCTCCAACTGGGTACTATGGCTGGGTACCACCTACAAATGTATTTCCAGATATGCCACCAG cAAACAGCGTATTCATGACGGATATGCCACCTCCATACCCTGGTATAAATGCACCTTATCAAGGATACGCGACCGGTGCACCACCTCAAGGTGCATGGGGCGGTGCTGGTCAACCACCCGCGTGGTCACCACCTCAACAAAATGGTGCAGCTGGATGGTCAAATCCACATTATAATAGTCAACCAATGTCCCAAGCAGGTGCGTATCCACCCTATGGGCAACCGACTTATAATAATTATCCACAAAATCCACCACCATATTCCCAGTATCCTCAAAGTAATAATTACACCCAGCCTGGGTATTATCCTCAACAAAATCCTTACAATTCCTATCCACCtacttattaa
- the LOC128873554 gene encoding uncharacterized protein LOC128873554 isoform X3, which translates to MEQSREDAEVPYTNYVFLGYEEGAIMHLDYISRLMWQGQIIGNKTWTVAPTPECDHICTRFNFTVHAGDIVLLDTRIWYHGTYVIDGNISLTVTSEYG; encoded by the exons ATGGAACAGAGCCGTG AAGATGCAGAAGTCCCTTATACTAATTATGTTTTTCTGGGATATGAGGAAGGTGCCATTATGCAT CTGGACTACATCTCGCGTCTCATGTGGCAAGGACAAATTATAGGCAATAAAACGTGGACCGTCGCTCCGACTCCAGAATGCGATCATATTTGTACACGTTTTAATTTCACCGTTCACGCTGGAGACATTGTACTTTTAGATACAAGAATTTGGTATCATGGCACTTATGTTATAGACGGAAATATCAGTTTAACAGTCACCTCTGAGTATGGCTAG
- the LOC128873554 gene encoding uncharacterized protein LOC128873554 isoform X1 yields the protein MEEREKTLEKIQEAFFLLTESFLEQGASLSDLKSTSIENNGKHTRSFLSHICSKKFFLILFVPLFCSILFKYLYIDAMRSFRGTRCLIPNNYLIWEFTRPISNCDYCCNITSALILPNLTREEFKQYAYSSQPMVIKNAASHWPASKVFSWKFFKNLYETIDGAYDAVDECQFLHFKSNFTNLRDVFAMSEDRAMQHNGTEPWYVGWKNCHLQILDIMRQFYYLPHFLPEDAEVPYTNYVFLGYEEGAIMHLDYISRLMWQGQIIGNKTWTVAPTPECDHICTRFNFTVHAGDIVLLDTRIWYHGTYVIDGNISLTVTSEYG from the exons atggaagaaagagaaaaaactttagaaaaaatacaagaagcattttttttactaacTGAAAGCTTTTTGGAGCAAGGTGCATCTCTATCAGATCTTAAATCTACTAGCatagaaaataatggaaaacatACAAGAAGCTTCCTTTCACATATCTGCTCAAAAaagttttttcttattttatttgtgcCACTATTCTGTAGTATACTCTTTAAATATCTGTATATTGATGCAATGAGAAGCTTTCGTGGAACAAGGTGTTTAATACCAAACAATTATCTCATATGGGAATTTACAAGGCCAATATCTAATTGCGATTATTGTTGTAATATTACTTCAGCATTGATCTTGCCAAATTTAAccagagaagaatttaaacaGTATGCTTATTCTTCTCAACCTATGGTGATAAAAAATGCTGCAAGTCACTGGCCAGCCTCGAAGGTATTTAGTTggaaattcttcaaaaatttgtatgaaactaTCGATGGTGCTTATGATGCGGTAGATGAATGCCaatttttgcatttcaaaagtaatttcACTAATTTACGCGATGTTTTTGCGATGAGCGAAGACAGAGCTATGCAACATAATGGAACAGAGCCGTGGTATGTTGGTTGGAAAAATTGTCACCTTCAAATTTTGGATATTATGAGACAATTTTACTATCTACCTCATTTTTTGCCAGAAGATGCAGAAGTCCCTTATACTAATTATGTTTTTCTGGGATATGAGGAAGGTGCCATTATGCAT CTGGACTACATCTCGCGTCTCATGTGGCAAGGACAAATTATAGGCAATAAAACGTGGACCGTCGCTCCGACTCCAGAATGCGATCATATTTGTACACGTTTTAATTTCACCGTTCACGCTGGAGACATTGTACTTTTAGATACAAGAATTTGGTATCATGGCACTTATGTTATAGACGGAAATATCAGTTTAACAGTCACCTCTGAGTATGGCTAG
- the LOC128873554 gene encoding uncharacterized protein LOC128873554 isoform X2: protein MEEREKTLEKIQEAFFLLTESFLEQGASLSDLKSTSIENNGKHTRSFLSHICSKKFFLILFVPLFCSILFKYLYIDAMRSFRGTRCLIPNNYLIWEFTRPISNCDYCCNITSALILPNLTREEFKQYAYSSQPMVIKNAASHWPASKTELCNIMEQSREDAEVPYTNYVFLGYEEGAIMHLDYISRLMWQGQIIGNKTWTVAPTPECDHICTRFNFTVHAGDIVLLDTRIWYHGTYVIDGNISLTVTSEYG from the exons atggaagaaagagaaaaaactttagaaaaaatacaagaagcattttttttactaacTGAAAGCTTTTTGGAGCAAGGTGCATCTCTATCAGATCTTAAATCTACTAGCatagaaaataatggaaaacatACAAGAAGCTTCCTTTCACATATCTGCTCAAAAaagttttttcttattttatttgtgcCACTATTCTGTAGTATACTCTTTAAATATCTGTATATTGATGCAATGAGAAGCTTTCGTGGAACAAGGTGTTTAATACCAAACAATTATCTCATATGGGAATTTACAAGGCCAATATCTAATTGCGATTATTGTTGTAATATTACTTCAGCATTGATCTTGCCAAATTTAAccagagaagaatttaaacaGTATGCTTATTCTTCTCAACCTATGGTGATAAAAAATGCTGCAAGTCACTGGCCAGCCTCGAAG ACAGAGCTATGCAACATAATGGAACAGAGCCGTG AAGATGCAGAAGTCCCTTATACTAATTATGTTTTTCTGGGATATGAGGAAGGTGCCATTATGCAT CTGGACTACATCTCGCGTCTCATGTGGCAAGGACAAATTATAGGCAATAAAACGTGGACCGTCGCTCCGACTCCAGAATGCGATCATATTTGTACACGTTTTAATTTCACCGTTCACGCTGGAGACATTGTACTTTTAGATACAAGAATTTGGTATCATGGCACTTATGTTATAGACGGAAATATCAGTTTAACAGTCACCTCTGAGTATGGCTAG